In Vibrio syngnathi, the following proteins share a genomic window:
- a CDS encoding 2-hydroxyacid dehydrogenase has protein sequence MLNIAFFSSKSYDEKSFELAKGELNAEFHFHDFRLTTTTAKMAHGNEVVCAFVNDDLSRDVLEILAKGGTKLIAMRCAGFDKVDLGAAKEFGLQVVRVPAYSPESVAEHTVGMMMCLNRKLHKAYQRTRDANFSLEGLVGFNFHGKTVGVIGSGKIGLATMRILKGLGMNILCYDPYPNPLAKELGAKYVELDELYQESDVISLHCPMSKENYHLLDATAFGKMKDGVMIVNTSRGELLDSTAAIEALKQSKIGALGLDVYDNEKELFFQDKSNDVIVDDVFRRLSACHNVLFTGHQAFLTKDALFNIANTTLTSVDAFFTGNTSGNELV, from the coding sequence ATGCTCAACATTGCTTTTTTTAGCTCAAAATCATACGACGAAAAATCATTTGAACTGGCAAAAGGCGAACTCAACGCCGAGTTCCATTTTCACGATTTTCGACTCACTACAACAACAGCAAAAATGGCGCACGGCAACGAAGTGGTTTGTGCGTTTGTAAACGATGACCTATCGCGAGACGTGTTAGAGATTCTTGCTAAAGGCGGCACCAAGCTGATCGCGATGCGCTGTGCGGGCTTTGATAAAGTCGATTTAGGTGCAGCCAAAGAGTTTGGTCTGCAAGTGGTTCGCGTTCCTGCTTATTCACCAGAATCGGTAGCAGAACACACCGTCGGCATGATGATGTGTTTGAATCGTAAACTACACAAGGCATACCAACGTACTCGTGACGCGAACTTCTCTCTTGAGGGTTTGGTTGGCTTCAACTTCCACGGTAAAACCGTTGGTGTGATCGGTTCAGGTAAAATAGGTCTAGCGACCATGCGTATCCTGAAAGGCTTGGGCATGAACATCTTGTGCTACGACCCCTACCCGAACCCATTGGCAAAAGAACTGGGTGCTAAATACGTAGAACTCGACGAGCTTTACCAAGAATCTGACGTAATTTCTTTGCACTGCCCTATGAGCAAAGAGAACTACCACCTGTTGGATGCAACGGCATTCGGCAAAATGAAAGATGGCGTGATGATCGTCAACACCAGTCGTGGTGAACTGCTTGATTCGACAGCCGCAATTGAAGCGCTGAAACAGAGCAAAATCGGCGCGCTTGGCCTTGATGTTTACGACAACGAGAAAGAGCTGTTCTTCCAAGACAAATCTAATGATGTGATTGTGGATGACGTATTCCGTCGCCTATCTGCTTGTCACAACGTATTGTTCACAGGTCACCAAGCCTTCTTGACTAAAGATGCTCTGTTCAACATTGCCAATACAACGCTCACCAGCGTTGATGCCTTTTTCACAGGCAACACCAGCGGCAACGAACTGGTTTAA
- a CDS encoding DUF1971 domain-containing protein, with translation MSHLRIPSHWKIQRSTPFFTKDNIPAALLNHHNTAEGVFGQICVMKGTVTFYGFADADATEPESVITIQAGQFATSPPQYWHRVELSDDAQFNINFWSEKETKKMFNTRK, from the coding sequence ATGAGTCATTTACGTATTCCGTCACACTGGAAAATTCAACGTTCAACGCCATTTTTCACCAAAGACAACATACCGGCTGCATTGCTTAATCACCACAACACCGCAGAAGGTGTATTCGGGCAGATCTGCGTAATGAAAGGCACCGTCACCTTCTATGGTTTTGCCGATGCCGACGCGACAGAACCAGAAAGTGTTATCACGATCCAAGCAGGGCAATTTGCCACAAGTCCACCTCAATATTGGCATCGAGTAGAGCTGAGCGACGACGCACAATTCAACATTAACTTCTGGTCTGAGAAAGAGACTAAGAAGATGTTCAACACCCGAAAGTAA
- a CDS encoding ferredoxin--NADP reductase: MTDIPHGLVTGKVLHKTQWTDQLFSLQVSAPISPYQAGQFTKLGLLNNEEELVRRAYSMVNAPEHEQGHQHLEFLIIKDQNGQLSPQLHELKIGDDIFVGKDPSGFMTLNEIPEIAEDLWMLSTGTAVGPFISMLESMQIQQQNGSESEKITSFKNLVLVHAVRTEQDLTYQDRINQLVEHFQGKLQYVPIISRESVTGTLRGRIPSLLLGGDLEQTTSVTFNQTRSFFYLCGNPQMVRDTSEALTNLGFEKHLRRKPGQFSSENYW, translated from the coding sequence ATGACAGATATTCCTCATGGTTTGGTAACTGGCAAAGTCTTACATAAAACACAATGGACAGATCAGCTGTTCTCACTGCAAGTCAGTGCGCCAATCTCGCCCTATCAAGCGGGACAGTTCACGAAACTTGGTTTACTTAACAACGAGGAGGAGCTTGTCAGACGTGCTTATTCCATGGTGAATGCGCCAGAGCACGAACAAGGTCATCAACATCTGGAATTTTTGATTATTAAGGATCAGAACGGGCAGCTTTCACCTCAACTTCATGAGTTGAAGATAGGCGATGACATATTTGTAGGCAAAGACCCAAGCGGCTTTATGACGCTAAATGAGATTCCAGAGATCGCCGAGGATCTGTGGATGCTTTCAACCGGAACCGCCGTTGGGCCTTTTATCTCAATGCTCGAAAGCATGCAGATACAACAGCAAAACGGCTCTGAATCTGAAAAAATCACCTCGTTCAAAAACCTTGTACTGGTTCATGCCGTAAGAACAGAGCAAGACCTCACGTATCAAGATCGAATCAATCAACTCGTTGAACACTTTCAGGGGAAACTACAATATGTGCCAATTATTTCTAGAGAATCAGTCACCGGAACTTTGCGCGGACGAATCCCAAGCTTGTTACTTGGAGGCGACCTTGAGCAAACCACGTCTGTCACTTTCAATCAAACCCGCAGTTTTTTCTACCTTTGTGGCAATCCGCAAATGGTTCGCGACACAAGTGAAGCTCTAACCAACTTAGGTTTCGAGAAGCACTTACGCCGAAAGCCCGGCCAATTCAGCAGTGAAAACTACTGGTAA
- a CDS encoding acyltransferase — protein sequence MLDNLRMALNVLFVTINTAMTAFTVSFFGLIKLILPISIVQKSCTRLANFTFWCWASLNLWMLNVNNDIEWQVEGGEDISTKQWYLMMSNHLSWADIVILSSILKDKMPMTKFFLKHELLYVPFVGLACWGLDMPFMRRHSREFLIRNPERRNDDFDAINKACTKFKWAPTTLVNFVEGTRANHEKLTTTKTPYRHLLKPKTGGVAFALSAMGPILDGIVDVTLAYPENQASPFEDMLKGKMTKVVVRIKLHPMDENVNGNYFEDKAFKRRFHSWLNNTWKEKDDYLDTVYGVDTPSEVEMIDEPDVAYKKQEQ from the coding sequence ATGCTTGATAATCTTCGTATGGCCTTGAACGTATTGTTCGTGACTATCAATACCGCAATGACTGCGTTTACCGTGAGCTTCTTTGGCCTCATCAAACTGATTCTTCCAATCTCTATTGTTCAAAAGTCATGTACTCGTTTAGCGAATTTCACATTTTGGTGTTGGGCTTCGCTCAATCTTTGGATGTTGAATGTGAATAACGATATCGAGTGGCAAGTTGAGGGCGGGGAAGACATCTCGACCAAGCAATGGTATTTGATGATGTCGAATCACCTCAGTTGGGCGGATATCGTGATCTTGTCTTCGATCTTGAAAGACAAGATGCCAATGACCAAGTTCTTCCTTAAGCATGAATTGCTGTACGTCCCTTTTGTTGGTTTGGCTTGTTGGGGCTTGGATATGCCTTTCATGAGACGTCACTCACGTGAGTTTTTGATTCGTAACCCTGAGCGTCGCAATGATGATTTCGATGCAATTAATAAGGCATGCACTAAGTTCAAATGGGCACCGACAACCTTGGTGAATTTTGTGGAAGGGACTCGTGCAAACCACGAGAAACTGACGACAACGAAAACACCTTATCGACATCTACTCAAGCCAAAAACCGGCGGTGTGGCGTTCGCTCTGTCTGCTATGGGCCCAATTTTGGATGGTATTGTAGATGTTACTCTGGCTTATCCAGAAAATCAGGCTTCTCCATTTGAAGACATGCTGAAGGGTAAAATGACCAAGGTGGTGGTGCGTATTAAACTGCACCCAATGGATGAGAACGTGAACGGTAATTATTTTGAAGATAAAGCGTTTAAACGTCGTTTCCACAGTTGGTTGAATAATACGTGGAAAGAGAAAGACGACTATCTAGATACGGTTTATGGGGTTGATACGCCCTCTGAGGTTGAAATGATTGATGAACCTGATGTCGCTTATAAGAAACAAGAACAATAA
- a CDS encoding tRNA (adenine(22)-N(1))-methyltransferase: MKLSNRLQTLHSLVSNGYQHIWDCCCDHGFLGVQLLSDHKAPQIHFVDIVPSLMNELESKLTRYFPQDNSDQQAITSQWQVYCLDVAAIPLEKHTGRHLVIIAGVGGDLTQKLVDDIHCKHPDKAIDFLLCPVHQQFELRNHLKALNFSLIDEVLIEENRRYYEILLVSNNQGESDKNLDENGNNRTVTEISSVGDKIWTPNCEQQKQVSQQYKAKTLQHYLRIHQGQEKQGKTSEVKHIIEAYQAI, translated from the coding sequence ATGAAGCTAAGTAACCGACTGCAAACTCTCCACTCCCTTGTCAGCAATGGCTACCAACATATTTGGGACTGTTGTTGTGATCACGGCTTTTTGGGTGTTCAACTATTATCTGACCACAAAGCACCGCAGATTCATTTTGTCGATATTGTCCCTTCTCTGATGAATGAACTGGAAAGCAAGCTAACGCGTTACTTTCCCCAAGATAATTCGGACCAACAAGCGATTACCAGCCAATGGCAAGTCTACTGCTTGGATGTCGCAGCGATTCCATTGGAAAAGCACACTGGCAGACATCTAGTCATTATTGCGGGGGTGGGAGGCGATCTAACACAAAAGCTCGTCGACGATATTCATTGCAAGCATCCAGACAAAGCGATCGATTTTTTGCTTTGCCCTGTTCATCAGCAGTTCGAGCTAAGAAATCATTTAAAGGCGCTCAATTTCAGCCTAATTGATGAAGTGTTAATTGAAGAAAACCGTCGTTACTACGAGATTTTATTGGTCAGCAATAACCAAGGTGAAAGCGACAAAAATCTAGATGAAAACGGCAATAACCGAACGGTAACTGAGATATCAAGCGTCGGCGACAAGATCTGGACTCCGAACTGTGAACAACAGAAGCAAGTATCACAGCAATACAAAGCCAAAACATTGCAGCACTACTTGCGCATCCATCAAGGACAAGAGAAGCAAGGAAAAACCAGTGAAGTTAAGCACATCATTGAGGCTTACCAAGCTATTTAA
- a CDS encoding sensor domain-containing diguanylate cyclase, giving the protein MLYLAAAQLEKVETTATEQSLSNIRIASSIINSNIEATFGKLYFLETSLSLSTSEPVGDQKFRELSDNILKRTPNFSDIVQYQPQSQQYISTRGLPLSNEQIDAIQWNPIDSVVDGFYISSTYQKPDSRWVFAIKHTTEQLNKEIWIEFDLLHTTQGLRDLKTLDRGYVFVVDRATERLVFHPDPKRIGSKSISYHAGISHQLSQGETVGQHEYYYQDNFKITVFDADNGLNWVFVSGTDRHDILTSSHQFTLTGVVLGSLLLLWIGAHYLAHRLNISLSQLNKVDDLASFKRELKAIFNSFTYQKGIQFCLYQAESYSFSTIDYHGNKSTVHSDKALAERFAPETMAYRNSKYADPLARKLKILQRHYCIPLHSRNQLIAVIYVNAPLPISQSILRMIKDYTEVSLSNLLLHHQLSSKDLMTQLDNKSSFNIAIDNYACEPDTYVALLDIDNFDHVNRAYGEAIGDKMIKLAAEAMRSYFPKPKGLCLARVGDKEFAVLFKANDAKDAKHQLEQCRVSIAEKTIVTPDITLSLSISVGFSQIEGETNSALALAEQAKLIALQLGKNRVEGHIRGVAKAS; this is encoded by the coding sequence ATGCTCTATCTTGCTGCTGCTCAACTTGAAAAAGTAGAAACGACAGCAACCGAACAGTCACTTTCAAATATTCGTATCGCAAGTTCCATCATCAATTCCAACATCGAAGCCACATTCGGCAAGCTCTATTTTTTGGAAACCAGTTTAAGCTTATCGACCTCAGAACCCGTCGGTGATCAAAAATTCAGGGAGCTTAGTGACAATATTCTTAAAAGAACACCTAACTTCTCCGATATTGTTCAATACCAGCCTCAATCCCAACAATATATCTCAACTCGTGGTCTACCTCTTTCTAATGAGCAGATCGATGCCATCCAGTGGAATCCAATTGATAGCGTTGTAGACGGTTTTTACATCTCTTCTACCTATCAAAAACCCGATAGCCGTTGGGTATTCGCGATCAAACACACAACGGAACAGTTGAACAAAGAAATATGGATTGAGTTTGATCTTTTGCATACAACACAAGGCCTGAGAGACTTAAAGACATTAGACCGTGGCTATGTATTTGTGGTTGATAGAGCAACCGAACGACTGGTTTTCCATCCTGATCCGAAACGCATTGGCTCCAAATCCATCAGCTATCATGCCGGCATCAGCCACCAGCTCTCGCAAGGTGAGACCGTCGGTCAACATGAATACTACTATCAAGATAATTTCAAAATAACGGTATTTGATGCTGACAATGGCTTAAACTGGGTATTCGTCTCGGGCACTGATCGTCACGACATACTCACCAGCTCACACCAATTTACGCTAACTGGCGTGGTACTCGGGTCACTGCTTCTATTGTGGATTGGCGCGCACTACCTGGCTCACCGCTTGAACATATCGTTGTCTCAACTGAATAAAGTTGATGATCTCGCCAGCTTTAAACGAGAGTTAAAAGCCATATTCAATAGCTTTACCTATCAAAAAGGCATTCAATTCTGCCTTTATCAAGCAGAGAGCTATTCATTCAGTACCATCGATTATCATGGAAACAAATCAACGGTACATTCTGACAAAGCCCTTGCTGAGCGATTTGCTCCCGAGACCATGGCTTATCGAAACAGTAAATACGCGGATCCATTGGCACGTAAACTCAAAATACTCCAACGCCACTACTGTATCCCTTTGCACTCTCGTAACCAGCTAATCGCGGTGATTTACGTCAATGCGCCCTTGCCGATCAGCCAAAGTATTTTACGTATGATCAAAGATTACACCGAAGTCTCGTTGTCTAACTTACTGCTCCACCATCAATTAAGCAGTAAAGATCTCATGACTCAGTTAGACAACAAAAGTAGTTTTAACATCGCGATCGACAACTACGCATGCGAACCCGATACCTATGTAGCTCTGCTCGATATCGATAACTTTGACCACGTAAATCGAGCTTACGGTGAAGCGATTGGCGACAAGATGATAAAGCTTGCCGCAGAAGCTATGCGTTCTTACTTTCCTAAGCCAAAAGGGCTTTGCCTTGCTCGAGTTGGGGACAAGGAGTTCGCCGTTTTATTCAAAGCGAATGATGCGAAGGATGCCAAGCACCAATTGGAACAATGTCGAGTCAGCATCGCCGAGAAAACCATAGTCACTCCGGATATCACATTGTCACTCAGTATCAGCGTCGGGTTTTCGCAAATAGAAGGTGAAACAAACTCGGCTTTAGCCCTTGCCGAACAAGCAAAGCTTATCGCACTACAACTTGGAAAGAATCGAGTAGAAGGTCACATTAGAGGCGTAGCCAAAGCGTCGTAG
- the glgX gene encoding glycogen debranching protein GlgX, translating into MTRTLARPYPLGATLGNTGCNFSIYSPDCKSLSLALFDENDEFTTYKLENEYADIRYVFVDGIKAGQKYGFIAETDNGPILLSDPYAKAISEPLDYTTPYTNEKSFSMAKCLVVDDTFDWQDVEKPRISREETVLFETHVKGLSQLHPEVATNTKGRYLGLVSPEMLAFYKQQNINSLQLLPIAACMHEPHLLDMGKVNYWGYNPYLFMVPDPRYAEKDAVSELKTAIRELHRNGIEVILDVVYNHTAEGGEGGTTFNLKALDSRYYIKHGCHYANFTGCGNTVDLTHQPALNLVMDTLRYWVSEFQVDGFRFDLAATLGREGDNYNPEAAFFKAVAQDPVLKETKLIAEPWDIGPNGYQVGNFPLGWNECNDKLRDITRSFWRGDQGYLKEFATRLMGSRDIYSAAHWPYKLTVNYITYHDGFTMQDLVSYKHKHNEENGESNRDGHGDNRSENYGVEGNTENLLVIATREKQKRNFMASLLFAFGIPHILTADVLSHTQKGNNNAYCQDGVTSWLNWESSERKTYFKTWLSEMISARQQYMVPFIKAFSGDKRNSNRIFWRRVDGTLMEHDDWNRLSSVALHLGIGKDGDELIYLINQTNAPARFSLPSDRQQDWVTICDTNLRNVKPGHAEGEMLLSPVSMAILHYSPDKTDLI; encoded by the coding sequence ATGACTAGAACGCTCGCTCGCCCTTATCCACTAGGCGCAACGCTAGGTAACACTGGCTGTAACTTCTCAATTTATTCCCCTGACTGTAAATCTCTCTCTCTCGCTCTTTTTGACGAGAACGATGAGTTCACCACTTATAAATTGGAAAATGAATACGCTGATATCAGATATGTATTTGTTGATGGTATTAAAGCTGGGCAAAAATACGGTTTCATTGCTGAAACTGATAATGGCCCGATCTTGCTTTCCGACCCTTATGCTAAAGCAATCAGCGAACCGCTCGATTACACAACGCCCTATACCAATGAAAAAAGCTTTTCGATGGCGAAGTGTCTCGTAGTTGATGACACGTTCGATTGGCAAGATGTCGAAAAGCCGCGTATTAGCCGCGAAGAGACCGTTCTTTTCGAAACCCATGTTAAAGGCCTATCTCAACTTCACCCAGAAGTCGCGACCAATACAAAAGGCCGTTATTTGGGGTTAGTTAGCCCCGAAATGCTTGCATTCTATAAACAGCAAAACATCAATTCTCTACAACTTTTACCTATTGCTGCATGTATGCATGAACCCCACCTATTGGATATGGGGAAAGTGAATTACTGGGGTTACAATCCATATTTGTTCATGGTGCCAGACCCACGCTACGCAGAGAAAGACGCCGTTAGTGAACTCAAAACCGCGATTCGAGAACTGCACCGCAACGGTATCGAAGTCATTCTCGATGTCGTCTACAACCACACTGCAGAAGGCGGTGAAGGCGGCACAACCTTCAACCTAAAAGCACTCGATAGCCGCTACTACATTAAGCATGGCTGTCATTACGCGAACTTCACCGGTTGTGGTAATACGGTCGACCTCACCCACCAGCCAGCACTCAACTTAGTGATGGATACACTGCGCTATTGGGTTAGTGAGTTCCAAGTCGACGGCTTCCGTTTTGATTTGGCAGCAACACTGGGGCGCGAAGGCGATAACTACAATCCTGAGGCTGCTTTCTTCAAAGCTGTTGCCCAAGATCCGGTACTAAAAGAAACCAAGTTAATTGCAGAACCATGGGATATCGGGCCAAATGGCTACCAAGTTGGTAATTTTCCGCTGGGTTGGAATGAGTGCAACGACAAACTGCGAGATATCACTCGTAGCTTCTGGCGTGGTGATCAAGGCTACTTGAAAGAGTTTGCGACTCGCTTAATGGGCTCTCGTGACATCTACAGTGCCGCACACTGGCCGTACAAATTAACCGTTAACTACATCACTTATCATGACGGTTTCACCATGCAAGATCTTGTTTCTTATAAACATAAGCACAATGAAGAAAATGGTGAGAGCAACCGCGATGGACACGGTGATAATCGCTCTGAAAACTATGGTGTAGAAGGCAACACAGAAAACCTTTTGGTTATCGCAACACGCGAAAAGCAAAAGCGTAACTTCATGGCTAGCCTGTTATTTGCATTCGGTATTCCACATATTTTGACGGCCGATGTGTTATCTCATACTCAAAAGGGTAACAACAACGCGTACTGCCAAGACGGGGTCACCAGTTGGCTTAACTGGGAAAGCTCAGAGCGTAAAACCTACTTTAAGACTTGGCTGTCTGAGATGATATCTGCACGTCAGCAATACATGGTGCCGTTTATCAAAGCGTTCAGTGGCGATAAACGTAACTCTAACCGTATATTCTGGAGGCGTGTTGATGGCACACTTATGGAACATGATGATTGGAACCGTTTAAGCTCCGTAGCCTTACATTTAGGCATCGGCAAGGATGGCGACGAGTTGATTTATCTGATCAACCAAACCAACGCTCCTGCTCGATTTTCTTTACCGAGTGACCGTCAGCAAGACTGGGTAACCATCTGTGATACCAACTTGCGAAACGTGAAACCGGGTCATGCCGAAGGTGAAATGCTGTTATCTCCCGTTTCAATGGCGATTTTGCACTATTCACCAGACAAGACTGATTTGATTTGA
- a CDS encoding carbohydrate porin encodes MKKVSLIAAAVASALVAGSAFAENDVALDVTSGDSSMEVEVKNPTDVITDGWEVHGYMSSNVRVVDGKTVDTEFGKPDYKTAGTHGKSTNQVEFVIKKHSEYQNGVWADYVLRTEYGNGNSYAYSSEGGQKKNDDSQFEVKEAFVELGGILGEDTSIWGGQRYLNRAAGLLSGEFWKQSSGIGAGIQTKLAGHTAGIAYVMADPDAGAADSYAIDCKQKDGTTSTNPNECKVNKNGAKERETLSSIDLYYYGVDAGIGSLDFDLKYGQKHINGGENEDGIGAAVTLNTSYYGLDGWTQNVIAYGSGVMKNRGVNFGGWSGGGDKEESLFLTSYGVLNISEKWQLGTEAVYFTALDQLFGAEGLTRYMVAARPSYKLNDNVRLEATASYGHEEGDEGYWGRTGDALESNILNLEIATAFTANSDYFGRPQVKPYISYIKADDEASAGIIGINDGDDEFVFGVHTEIWF; translated from the coding sequence ATGAAAAAAGTAAGTTTGATTGCTGCTGCAGTGGCTTCTGCACTTGTCGCTGGTTCAGCGTTCGCAGAAAATGACGTTGCACTTGATGTAACAAGTGGTGACTCTTCAATGGAAGTAGAGGTGAAAAACCCTACTGACGTTATCACTGACGGCTGGGAAGTTCACGGTTACATGTCTTCTAACGTTCGTGTTGTAGATGGTAAAACAGTAGACACTGAATTCGGTAAGCCAGATTACAAAACAGCGGGTACTCACGGTAAGAGTACTAACCAAGTTGAATTTGTAATTAAAAAGCACTCTGAGTACCAAAATGGTGTGTGGGCGGACTACGTTCTTCGTACTGAATATGGTAATGGTAACTCATACGCTTATTCTTCTGAAGGCGGACAAAAGAAGAATGATGATTCTCAGTTCGAAGTAAAAGAAGCTTTCGTTGAGCTCGGCGGTATTTTAGGTGAAGACACTTCTATTTGGGGTGGTCAACGTTACCTAAACCGTGCAGCAGGTCTTTTATCTGGTGAGTTCTGGAAACAATCATCTGGTATTGGTGCAGGTATTCAAACTAAGCTTGCAGGACATACTGCTGGTATCGCATACGTAATGGCTGATCCTGATGCGGGTGCTGCAGATTCTTACGCGATTGACTGTAAGCAAAAAGATGGTACTACATCGACAAACCCGAATGAATGTAAAGTGAATAAAAATGGTGCAAAAGAAAGAGAGACACTCTCTTCTATTGACTTGTACTACTACGGCGTGGATGCGGGTATCGGTAGCCTAGACTTTGACCTTAAATATGGTCAGAAACACATTAATGGCGGTGAGAACGAAGACGGTATCGGTGCTGCTGTAACGCTTAATACAAGTTACTACGGCCTAGACGGTTGGACTCAAAACGTAATTGCTTACGGTTCTGGCGTAATGAAAAACCGTGGTGTTAACTTCGGTGGTTGGTCTGGTGGTGGTGATAAAGAAGAATCACTATTCTTGACTTCTTACGGTGTGCTTAATATCTCTGAGAAATGGCAGCTAGGTACGGAAGCAGTGTACTTTACAGCTCTTGACCAACTGTTTGGCGCTGAAGGTTTGACTCGTTACATGGTTGCTGCTCGTCCTTCTTACAAACTGAACGACAACGTTCGTTTAGAAGCAACAGCTTCATACGGACATGAAGAAGGTGATGAAGGCTACTGGGGTCGCACAGGTGATGCTCTAGAAAGTAACATTCTAAACCTTGAAATTGCAACAGCGTTTACTGCGAACTCTGACTACTTCGGTCGTCCACAAGTTAAGCCTTACATTAGCTACATTAAAGCTGATGATGAAGCAAGTGCAGGTATTATCGGCATCAATGACGGCGATGATGAATTTGTATTCGGTGTACACACTGAAATTTGGTTCTAA
- a CDS encoding MalM family protein, with the protein MTNKSSMLAVVLGALLSGCASDAQVQTKLDAPTNAEVCCSDFSQFPYAQLNDNEDLKFDIDLGSPVGTFTTGNSHFAAFKFSERSGEMVVKLSSLMIDDSVFAPEAMLLDENFKPVQTLKFEDFKVQASDAFTRTSYIERLRIDASKTPYIVIYTPADELGNKVKVDHPAKVRAKEFGEVMPMVTDPVYTNQLGGRLELEIKTLKLRPYRAKPAVAPVAAVAAPAALAATATTTAVAPKKADTQIRVQQETKDFYLSAIQNAVKSGDIPKALGLLDEAKALNVEGAQEAFVRAVNAK; encoded by the coding sequence ATGACAAATAAAAGCTCTATGTTAGCCGTGGTACTAGGTGCCTTGCTAAGCGGTTGTGCTTCCGATGCTCAGGTTCAAACTAAACTCGATGCACCTACCAATGCAGAAGTCTGCTGCAGCGATTTTTCGCAGTTCCCATACGCACAATTGAATGATAATGAAGATTTAAAGTTTGATATCGACTTGGGATCACCTGTCGGTACATTTACAACAGGTAATAGCCACTTTGCAGCGTTCAAGTTCAGCGAACGCTCAGGAGAGATGGTCGTTAAGCTATCGAGCTTGATGATCGATGATTCAGTTTTTGCTCCAGAAGCCATGCTTCTAGATGAAAACTTTAAGCCAGTGCAAACATTGAAGTTTGAAGACTTTAAGGTTCAGGCATCCGACGCTTTTACTCGCACGAGTTACATTGAGCGCTTGCGTATTGATGCGAGTAAGACACCTTATATTGTTATCTACACGCCTGCTGATGAGCTTGGCAATAAGGTGAAAGTTGATCACCCAGCAAAGGTGAGAGCGAAAGAATTTGGTGAGGTGATGCCTATGGTCACCGATCCGGTATACACCAATCAATTAGGTGGTCGTTTAGAGTTAGAAATTAAAACTTTAAAACTTCGCCCTTACCGAGCTAAACCTGCCGTAGCGCCAGTCGCTGCTGTTGCTGCCCCTGCCGCTCTGGCAGCGACTGCAACGACAACAGCAGTCGCACCGAAGAAAGCAGACACGCAGATACGTGTGCAGCAAGAGACAAAAGACTTCTATTTGTCTGCGATTCAAAATGCGGTGAAGTCAGGTGATATACCGAAAGCTTTAGGTTTGTTAGATGAAGCGAAGGCGCTTAATGTTGAAGGCGCACAAGAAGCTTTTGTACGAGCCGTCAACGCAAAATAG
- a CDS encoding alpha/beta hydrolase: MQSELIIIDEFFIPELNRTRTLRIYLPAGYHQVEHAYPVLYMHDGQNVFEKSTATYGMCWDAQTTLDEMQRLGKLSGLIVVAIDSSHELDGMERYNEYSPWCANQEIKELGVGDELLKFGGEGDEYMAFICHTLKPYIDQTYRTKPNREFTYLAGSSMGGLISLYGGSLYQNTFGVLGIFSPAFWFNKPSCFEYMKEFNFLSPMKIYMDMGTDEAREETSVDFADVYLSGSRKMNSLLTQKPNVTLFYQEGQGHQHNELAWSLRFPDFIDFIFRQ; the protein is encoded by the coding sequence ATGCAATCTGAATTGATTATTATCGATGAGTTCTTTATTCCAGAGTTGAATCGAACTCGAACGCTCCGCATTTACCTTCCTGCGGGCTATCACCAAGTAGAGCACGCTTATCCTGTCTTATACATGCATGATGGACAGAATGTCTTTGAGAAGTCTACAGCGACGTATGGGATGTGTTGGGACGCACAAACGACACTCGATGAGATGCAAAGGCTCGGTAAGTTATCAGGGTTAATTGTTGTCGCCATCGACAGCAGTCATGAGCTTGATGGCATGGAGCGTTATAATGAGTATTCGCCTTGGTGCGCTAACCAAGAGATAAAAGAGTTGGGTGTTGGTGATGAGCTACTTAAATTTGGTGGTGAAGGGGACGAGTATATGGCGTTTATCTGTCATACATTGAAGCCTTATATCGACCAAACATACAGAACAAAGCCGAACCGAGAGTTTACGTACCTTGCTGGCAGTTCAATGGGCGGGCTAATTAGCTTATATGGTGGCTCACTGTACCAGAATACCTTTGGCGTGCTTGGGATTTTCTCTCCGGCGTTTTGGTTCAATAAACCCTCATGCTTCGAGTATATGAAAGAGTTCAACTTTCTGTCTCCAATGAAAATATATATGGATATGGGAACGGATGAAGCTCGTGAAGAGACAAGCGTGGATTTTGCTGACGTTTATCTGAGTGGTTCAAGGAAAATGAACTCGTTACTCACTCAAAAGCCGAACGTGACGCTGTTTTATCAAGAAGGACAAGGTCATCAACACAATGAACTGGCTTGGTCGTTGCGATTCCCGGATTTTATCGACTTTATTTTTAGACAATAA